Proteins encoded by one window of Rhodospirillales bacterium RIFCSPLOWO2_02_FULL_58_16:
- a CDS encoding ATPase, with amino-acid sequence MIDLNDAMPPRPGRIDLDSVMARLRDDAPGWAPRLFPNGRREGDEWRLANIRGDAPRKQGSCVITLVGERAGEWFDFDGNQGGGILNTLEQASGLSGRDLLEYAAELAGHPTGHPIAKPTRTKAAPAKPRDDVREIELILSRAVPARGALVETYLASRGIAAVDCPDLLFHPDLTHWDTKSGWPAMVAVIRDATGIMVGLHRTWLAADGTGKAPFAKNRKMLGKAAGGAVRLAQSNNGLLGLAEGIETTLAVMRSCPALPSWAALSAGNLETVALPPEIKRVVILADHDASGAGRRAAETAAARLHREDRKVWIAQPPNEGDDFNDLLMRDGVDAVRTAVEAAVKWTPPEPTTGLEPPSAPARSLPNLPVGFPIITGRRSILRADNGDLADLADRSRAVLAACNQPPWLFRMGAMPAWVTRDDDGRAMAVHLSEERLKLALARIIDWRKKSRTDDLVPAYPPAQLVKALLATPNPDLPVLAGIVAAPVFGRSGELVTKRGYHPACRLLHEPPEGFQLPPIPEQPTLAQIAAARSLLLDDLLGDFPFTSEAERAHALALLLLSFVRPMIDGPTPLHLIEKPSPGTGATLLVDAIAIVATGCSTSIMTEAGDEEEWRKRLTAKLREAPLMAVIDNLHRPLEAASLAAALTAPYWEDRILGRSDITRMPVHCAWVATGNNPRLSNEIARRSVRIRLDAHVDRPWRRNGFRHPDLLSWVRANRATLVAACLTLGRAWVVAGRPRYRATTMGSFESWAETMGGILDVVGVPGFLANSEELYESSDAEGIMWRSFVAAWWDRHGTTQVGAADLFQIAGQCEPPLPLGNGNERSQRTRLGKSLGHMRDRVFAIDDLRVRIRAAGVHHQAQRWELVIEEQSSGRGERGERGERFSGHSQLGEQIRERGELGELGERFSDPHLTEKGERADQRSHLCSPAYPIENKGSGERGERGERFSLLTHARTHAHAHMCVEDTLKRSPRSPCSPTPDNSMSCPGEHRGERDFDVPPVNSNALSYDAVFDAHGLDPLSDEDRARAMTIWLSGGKGQSQ; translated from the coding sequence TTGATTGACTTAAACGACGCCATGCCGCCGCGCCCCGGGCGCATTGACCTCGATTCGGTAATGGCCCGTCTGCGCGACGATGCTCCCGGCTGGGCGCCCCGGCTGTTTCCCAACGGACGCCGCGAAGGCGACGAATGGCGGCTGGCCAACATCCGGGGCGATGCTCCCCGCAAGCAGGGAAGCTGCGTCATCACTCTTGTTGGCGAACGGGCCGGTGAATGGTTCGACTTCGACGGCAACCAAGGCGGCGGCATTCTCAATACCCTTGAGCAGGCCAGCGGCCTTTCGGGACGTGATTTACTCGAATACGCCGCCGAACTGGCCGGACATCCCACCGGACATCCTATCGCCAAGCCGACGCGCACAAAAGCCGCTCCGGCGAAACCTCGCGACGACGTCCGCGAGATCGAGTTGATTCTCTCCCGCGCCGTTCCGGCACGGGGCGCCTTGGTCGAGACCTATCTTGCTTCGCGCGGGATCGCCGCCGTCGACTGTCCGGACCTGTTGTTCCATCCCGATCTCACCCATTGGGACACCAAGAGCGGCTGGCCTGCCATGGTGGCTGTCATCCGTGACGCTACGGGTATTATGGTGGGACTGCACCGCACATGGCTGGCGGCCGACGGCACGGGCAAGGCCCCGTTTGCCAAGAATCGCAAGATGCTGGGCAAGGCGGCGGGCGGCGCCGTGCGGCTGGCCCAATCAAATAACGGCCTGCTCGGGCTGGCTGAAGGCATCGAGACCACCTTGGCGGTAATGCGCTCCTGTCCCGCCCTGCCGTCATGGGCTGCCTTGTCCGCTGGTAATCTGGAGACCGTGGCGCTCCCTCCCGAAATCAAACGTGTCGTAATCCTGGCCGACCATGACGCCTCGGGCGCCGGTCGCCGCGCCGCCGAGACCGCCGCCGCCCGTCTCCATCGCGAAGACCGGAAGGTATGGATCGCCCAGCCGCCGAATGAGGGTGACGATTTTAACGACCTGCTGATGCGCGACGGAGTCGATGCCGTGCGCACCGCCGTCGAAGCGGCGGTAAAATGGACGCCGCCCGAACCGACCACCGGCCTTGAGCCGCCATCGGCCCCGGCCCGTTCTCTGCCCAATCTGCCGGTAGGGTTTCCGATCATCACCGGTAGGCGCTCCATTCTGCGCGCCGACAACGGCGATCTGGCCGACCTTGCCGATCGCTCCCGCGCCGTTCTCGCCGCCTGCAATCAGCCGCCATGGTTGTTCCGCATGGGGGCGATGCCAGCCTGGGTGACCCGCGATGACGATGGCCGCGCCATGGCCGTCCATCTCTCCGAGGAACGTCTCAAGCTCGCCCTCGCCCGGATCATCGATTGGCGTAAGAAGAGCCGGACCGACGATTTGGTTCCGGCCTATCCGCCCGCCCAGTTGGTCAAGGCGCTGCTGGCGACGCCCAATCCCGATCTGCCGGTGTTGGCCGGCATCGTCGCGGCGCCGGTGTTCGGGCGCTCGGGCGAACTGGTCACCAAACGCGGATACCATCCTGCCTGTCGCCTTCTGCACGAGCCGCCCGAGGGTTTCCAACTGCCGCCGATACCCGAGCAACCGACGCTGGCGCAAATCGCCGCCGCCCGCTCGCTGCTGCTCGATGATCTGCTGGGCGATTTTCCCTTCACCTCCGAGGCCGAACGGGCGCACGCCCTGGCCCTTCTGCTGCTGTCTTTCGTTCGCCCCATGATCGACGGGCCGACGCCGCTTCACCTGATTGAGAAGCCCTCTCCCGGCACCGGCGCTACGTTGCTGGTGGACGCCATCGCCATTGTCGCCACCGGCTGTTCAACCTCGATCATGACCGAAGCCGGCGATGAGGAGGAATGGCGCAAGCGTCTCACCGCCAAGTTGCGCGAGGCCCCCCTGATGGCGGTCATCGACAACCTGCACCGTCCTCTTGAGGCCGCCTCGCTCGCCGCCGCGCTCACCGCCCCCTATTGGGAAGACCGCATTCTCGGTCGCTCCGACATAACCCGCATGCCGGTGCACTGCGCTTGGGTGGCCACCGGCAATAATCCGCGCCTGTCCAACGAGATCGCCCGGCGCAGCGTGCGCATCCGCCTCGATGCCCATGTCGACCGGCCCTGGCGGCGCAACGGATTCCGACATCCCGATCTGCTGTCCTGGGTTCGCGCCAACCGGGCAACGCTGGTCGCCGCCTGTCTGACGCTCGGTCGCGCCTGGGTCGTCGCCGGCAGGCCGCGCTATCGGGCCACGACCATGGGCAGCTTCGAATCCTGGGCCGAGACCATGGGAGGCATTCTCGACGTGGTCGGCGTGCCCGGCTTCCTCGCCAATTCTGAGGAGCTTTACGAATCCTCGGACGCCGAAGGGATCATGTGGCGGAGCTTCGTCGCCGCCTGGTGGGACCGTCACGGCACAACCCAGGTGGGCGCCGCCGACCTCTTCCAGATTGCCGGTCAATGCGAGCCGCCCCTGCCGCTCGGCAACGGCAACGAGCGTTCCCAACGCACCCGCCTCGGCAAGTCGCTCGGCCACATGCGCGACCGGGTGTTCGCCATTGACGATCTTCGGGTCCGCATCCGCGCCGCCGGCGTCCACCATCAGGCTCAACGCTGGGAGTTGGTCATTGAGGAGCAATCGTCCGGCCGAGGGGAACGAGGGGAACGTGGGGAACGTTTTTCCGGTCATTCGCAACTCGGAGAGCAAATCAGGGAACGTGGGGAACTTGGGGAACTTGGGGAACGTTTTTCCGACCCTCATTTAACCGAGAAAGGGGAACGTGCAGACCAACGTTCCCACCTATGTTCCCCGGCGTATCCCATTGAAAACAAAGGCTCCGGGGAACGTGGGGAACGTGGGGAACGTTTTTCATTACTTACGCATGCGCGCACACACGCACACGCACATATGTGTGTAGAAGATACCCTAAAACGTTCCCCACGTTCCCCATGTTCCCCAACCCCAGATAATTCAATGAGTTGCCCGGGGGAACATAGAGGGGAACGTGATTTTGACGTTCCCCCAGTTAATTCCAACGCCCTGAGTTACGACGCCGTCTTCGATGCCCATGGTCTCGACCCGCTGTCCGATGAGGACCGCGCCCGGG